Below is a genomic region from Luoshenia tenuis.
TGCTGGAGCCGCTCAATACCGCTGTAGATCATCCTAAGGCTTACCTGTGGTCCTCTGACGAGGCGTATGATATCTTGAACGAAGTGGATCAGCCCCACATCAAAATGCTGTACGATATTTACCACCAGCAGATCATGGAAGGCGACGTGCTGACCCACATCCAGCGCATGCTGGGACGCATCGGCCACTTCCACGCGGCGGGCGTGCCCGGACGGCATGAGCTGGACGGCGGTGAATTAAACTATACCGCAGTGCTCGATGCGATACGGCAGGCCGGGTATGCCGGCTTTGTGGGGCTTGAGTATTACCCCTCTGAGGGGACGGCGCCGGAGGAGGGATTTACGCCGTATTTGCAGCGCTACGGAGGCTAATGGGAAAGTTAGGCAGGGCAATGCTTGACAAGCCGGGCCGCCGCTCTTTACAATAACCATATACCCCTAGCGGTATTTGGAGGTGTGAGATGAGACAGTGTATGGATGCGGAGAACCTGCACCGCAGGCTGAAAAAGATCATCGGCCAGGTCCAGGCAATCGACCGGATGGTGGATCAGGACGTACCCTGTGAGGACGTGCTTTCGCAGATAAACGCCGCAAAATCGGCCCTGCACAAGGCGGGGCAGGTGGTGCTGGAAGGGCACATTCAGCATTGTGTGCGCGATGGGATCGAGCATGGCGACGCGGATAAGACCATTGAAAGCTTTGCCAAGGCTGTAGAGCGGTTTTCAAATATGGGTTAGCCTTTACGATTGACACCAGCGGCTGCTTTTCCGGCCGCTGGTTGTTTTTTACCCCTTGACAATCCTATACCCCTATAGGTATATTATGCACATACCCCTATGGGTATATAGGGAGGTTGTATATGGAAAAGCTGGAAAGAATTTTGGCATGGGGCGGATTTAAAAAGGACATCGTATGCCTTGCTCTATCGGGAATAGCGCTGCTGATCAGCATATTTGACCTGCTCCCGTTGCCCTTTGACGCGGCATGGATAGCGATTGTATTATGCGGTGTGCCCATTGTTTTAGAGGCATTGATCGGCTTGGCGACGGCTTTTGATATAAAAGCGGATGTGCTGGTCTCTATTGCGCT
It encodes:
- a CDS encoding metal-sensing transcriptional repressor, whose protein sequence is MRQCMDAENLHRRLKKIIGQVQAIDRMVDQDVPCEDVLSQINAAKSALHKAGQVVLEGHIQHCVRDGIEHGDADKTIESFAKAVERFSNMG